A genome region from Marinobacter panjinensis includes the following:
- a CDS encoding HAD family hydrolase, whose translation MDVKVVIFDWDGTLVDSVDHIADSLHQAATELGYPELEREAYRDIIGLGMIEALEKLYPGISREEMNTIREGYARYFFSKTTTPQNVFEGMADVLADLRGGGRGCSVATGKSRRGLEGALVSSGLGTHFDITRCADETRSKPDPAMLVEIIRFYGIEPSQAVMIGDTRYDLEMAQRIGMPSIGVEWGVHKRDVLGHYSPHAIVDSVKDLRDVLGL comes from the coding sequence ATGGACGTAAAGGTCGTAATTTTTGACTGGGACGGAACATTGGTGGATTCCGTCGACCACATCGCCGACAGCCTTCACCAGGCAGCCACCGAACTGGGTTACCCGGAGCTTGAGCGTGAAGCCTACCGGGATATTATTGGCCTGGGTATGATCGAAGCGCTGGAAAAGCTCTATCCGGGTATCAGTCGCGAGGAAATGAACACCATCCGCGAGGGTTACGCCCGCTACTTCTTTTCCAAGACCACCACCCCGCAGAATGTCTTCGAGGGGATGGCGGATGTGTTGGCCGATCTGCGCGGTGGCGGGCGTGGCTGCTCCGTTGCCACTGGCAAGAGTCGCCGCGGCCTTGAGGGCGCACTTGTTTCAAGTGGTCTCGGCACTCATTTCGACATTACCCGCTGCGCCGATGAAACCCGCTCCAAACCGGACCCGGCCATGCTGGTCGAGATTATCCGCTTTTATGGCATCGAGCCGTCCCAGGCGGTAATGATTGGTGATACCCGGTACGATCTCGAGATGGCGCAGCGCATCGGCATGCCCTCCATCGGCGTGGAGTGGGGTGTGCACAAGCGGGATGTGCTGGGGCACTATTCGCCACATGCGATCGTTGATTCTGTAAAGGATCTGCGGGACGTACTTGGCCTCTGA
- the rluC gene encoding 23S rRNA pseudouridine(955/2504/2580) synthase RluC: protein MSRSPRQKRASSSPRPGRDARSSQAPGTRNAEVKQGVRKVVVDEDNAGQRVDNYLMAQIRDVPRSIIYRIIRKGEVRVNKGRVKPDTRLNTGDEVRIPPVTRKQKPEQIVPGSRVQGVMQDAVIFENDEMLVVNKPSGIAVHGGSGLDFGLIEVLRAARPESKFLELVHRLDRDTSGLVMVAKKRSALRYLQDELRHKRIRKRYHALVAGDWSPSVKRVDEPLLRFELGSGERRVRVDSAGKESLTLFRCLEFYSGYSLVEASPVTGRTHQIRVHSAWAGHPIAGDDKYMDDVSLRAFRSAGGQRLMLHARSLDFTLPSTGEAVHLEAPYDKAFGDTIARLTARRKASE, encoded by the coding sequence ATGTCCAGATCTCCCAGGCAGAAACGCGCTTCTTCCTCCCCCCGCCCAGGCAGGGATGCGCGGAGCAGTCAGGCGCCCGGCACCCGGAATGCAGAGGTGAAGCAGGGGGTGCGAAAAGTGGTGGTGGATGAGGACAACGCCGGGCAGCGGGTAGACAATTACCTGATGGCGCAGATCCGGGATGTGCCGCGCAGTATCATCTACCGCATTATCCGCAAGGGCGAGGTGCGGGTGAACAAGGGGCGGGTCAAGCCTGACACCCGCCTGAACACCGGGGATGAAGTGCGCATTCCCCCCGTCACCCGTAAGCAAAAACCTGAGCAGATTGTGCCCGGTTCCCGTGTTCAGGGGGTGATGCAGGATGCGGTCATTTTCGAGAACGATGAGATGCTGGTGGTGAACAAACCTTCCGGCATCGCCGTTCATGGTGGCAGCGGCCTGGATTTTGGCCTGATCGAGGTGCTCAGGGCAGCAAGGCCCGAGTCAAAGTTCCTGGAACTGGTTCATCGCCTGGACCGCGACACCTCCGGCCTTGTGATGGTGGCGAAAAAGCGCTCGGCGTTGCGCTATCTTCAGGATGAATTGCGCCATAAGCGCATCCGTAAGAGGTATCATGCGCTGGTAGCCGGGGACTGGTCGCCGTCGGTCAAGCGGGTTGACGAACCGCTATTGCGCTTTGAGTTGGGCTCAGGTGAACGCCGGGTACGGGTAGACAGTGCCGGCAAGGAGTCTCTCACGCTGTTCCGGTGTCTGGAATTCTACAGTGGGTACAGTCTGGTGGAAGCCTCTCCGGTAACGGGGCGGACCCATCAGATTCGTGTGCACAGTGCCTGGGCGGGTCATCCGATTGCCGGGGATGACAAGTATATGGATGATGTGAGTCTTCGGGCTTTCCGCTCCGCTGGTGGCCAGCGATTGATGCTGCATGCCCGGTCGCTGGACTTTACATTGCCTTCAACCGGCGAAGCTGTTCATCTGGAGGCGCCTTATGACAAGGCGTTTGGCGATACCATAGCCAGGCTGACGGCGCGTCGGAAGGCATCCGAATAA
- the rne gene encoding ribonuclease E: MKRMLINATHPEELRVALVDGQRLFDLDIESSSREQKKANIYKGRITRVEPSLEAAFVDFGADRHGFLPLKEISKEYFKKSPGQIEGKINIKDVVAEGQEVIIQVDKEERGNKGAALTTFISLAGRYLVLMPNNPRAGGISRRIEGDERAQLKDAMSDVQVPKSMGIIVRTAGIGRTTEELQWDLDYLVQFWEAITQAAGERKAPFLIHQESNVIIRAVRDYLRQDIGEVLIDASTVYEDVLNFVRAVMPSFENKIKLYKDEIPLFSRYQIEGQIETAFQREVKLPSGGSIVIDPTEALVSIDINSSRATKGHDIEETAFQTNLEAAEEIARQLRLRDMGGLIVIDFIDMTPAKHQREVEQKMREALEIDRARVQVGKISRFGLLEMSRQRLRPSLGETRSEVCPRCEGQGTIRGIESLALSIMRLIFEESSKEKTGQVRAVVPVAVATFLLNEKRKQLADIEARQEVEVVVVPAPHMETPHFEILRMRDDESGAEHVSSYQVAQEYSEREEEIFEAPAAQPPVREQAAVKAIRPVAPAPAAAPAPEKAAETTQSEQTESLFRKLGRKIADFFSGEEVIGEPPAKRQQTGRPNNEERRTQDRQERRKSRVARDDNRSGNRSGADRRQGNGNGNRSDSGRSDENRSRNRGANRTRGEDQARGGQAQQGGAEKAADSRRDSSRKDGQSQGRNQGRNRPQSRDQKDTREQKDARELKDKPEPQDSIAQPAADKSGSDEKRRKPRRNRNRDGSPAETPASTPADRKTARSEKHQKDTQPEDQLEKQPAEQSPAEQPAVKPDVAAANTADDKSAEKPVDKPVEKPAEPQSGNEAEAAATPEASPKQPESESSDTVNADQGEAPAESPVTEQPVNEEKPKRPARPRRSSTRKPAAKKAETAADTATPEKSVEPSGDKAAAKPEAETGTSEPEATAEPEQQAEAKATTSADGTAETAAAAPEADKTEQPAEQTPAAEPAAKDDDNKPEDKPAAAPEPSAEPEAEQAKQDDKPAEKAEKPAAEPEKPTDQVDVPVTPGRAYNDPREVRKRQRAAEEAKKAGSN, encoded by the coding sequence ATGAAAAGAATGCTGATCAATGCAACTCACCCTGAAGAGTTGCGCGTAGCCCTGGTAGACGGCCAGCGTCTGTTCGACCTGGACATTGAATCCAGCTCCCGCGAGCAGAAAAAAGCCAACATCTACAAAGGCCGCATTACCCGCGTAGAGCCCAGCCTGGAAGCCGCCTTCGTGGACTTCGGCGCTGACCGTCACGGATTCCTCCCCCTTAAAGAAATCTCCAAGGAGTATTTCAAAAAATCACCAGGCCAGATTGAAGGCAAGATCAACATCAAGGATGTTGTTGCCGAAGGCCAGGAAGTAATCATCCAGGTCGACAAGGAAGAGCGTGGCAACAAGGGCGCGGCCCTGACCACCTTTATTTCCCTCGCCGGCCGTTATCTGGTGCTGATGCCCAACAACCCTCGTGCCGGTGGCATTTCCCGCCGCATTGAAGGTGATGAGCGGGCTCAGCTGAAAGATGCCATGAGCGATGTCCAGGTGCCCAAATCCATGGGCATCATCGTGCGCACCGCCGGCATCGGCCGCACCACGGAAGAACTCCAATGGGACCTCGACTACCTGGTCCAGTTCTGGGAAGCCATCACCCAGGCAGCCGGCGAGCGCAAGGCACCGTTCCTGATCCATCAGGAAAGCAACGTGATCATCCGTGCCGTGCGTGACTATCTGCGCCAGGACATTGGCGAGGTATTGATTGACGCCAGTACGGTTTACGAGGACGTACTGAACTTTGTTCGTGCCGTGATGCCGTCGTTCGAGAACAAGATCAAGCTGTACAAGGACGAAATCCCCCTGTTCAGCCGCTACCAGATCGAAGGCCAGATCGAGACTGCCTTCCAGCGGGAAGTGAAGCTACCCTCTGGTGGTTCGATCGTCATCGATCCCACCGAAGCACTGGTGTCCATCGACATCAACTCCTCGCGGGCCACCAAGGGCCACGACATCGAGGAAACCGCGTTTCAGACCAACCTGGAAGCAGCAGAAGAGATCGCCCGCCAGTTGCGCCTGCGGGACATGGGTGGTCTGATCGTCATCGATTTCATCGACATGACCCCGGCCAAGCACCAGCGGGAAGTCGAACAGAAAATGCGTGAAGCGCTGGAGATCGACCGCGCCCGGGTTCAGGTGGGCAAGATTTCCCGCTTTGGCCTGCTGGAAATGTCGCGGCAACGCCTGCGCCCGTCACTGGGCGAAACCCGCAGTGAAGTCTGCCCACGCTGTGAAGGCCAGGGCACGATCCGGGGCATAGAGTCCCTCGCCCTGAGTATCATGCGCCTGATTTTCGAAGAGTCTTCCAAAGAGAAGACCGGCCAGGTACGGGCCGTGGTGCCCGTGGCGGTCGCCACCTTCCTGCTCAATGAAAAACGCAAGCAGCTGGCCGACATTGAAGCCCGCCAGGAAGTGGAAGTTGTGGTGGTCCCTGCACCTCACATGGAAACTCCGCACTTCGAAATTCTGCGCATGCGTGACGATGAGTCCGGCGCGGAGCATGTATCGAGCTACCAGGTGGCTCAGGAATACAGCGAGCGGGAAGAAGAAATATTCGAGGCTCCGGCGGCCCAGCCTCCGGTTCGCGAGCAGGCTGCCGTGAAAGCCATTCGCCCGGTTGCTCCGGCTCCGGCTGCAGCGCCGGCCCCGGAGAAAGCAGCGGAAACAACTCAGTCCGAACAGACCGAAAGTCTGTTCAGAAAACTGGGCCGCAAAATTGCCGACTTTTTCAGTGGCGAGGAAGTTATTGGCGAGCCACCGGCGAAGCGTCAGCAAACCGGCCGCCCCAATAATGAAGAGCGTCGCACCCAGGACCGCCAGGAACGTCGCAAGTCCAGGGTAGCCAGGGACGATAACCGCTCCGGCAACCGCAGCGGCGCCGATCGTCGTCAGGGCAATGGTAACGGGAATCGCAGTGACAGTGGTCGCAGCGACGAAAATCGTAGCCGCAATCGTGGTGCCAACCGCACTCGCGGTGAAGACCAGGCTCGAGGTGGGCAGGCCCAGCAGGGCGGCGCCGAAAAGGCAGCTGATAGCCGCCGGGACAGCAGCCGCAAGGACGGCCAGTCTCAGGGCCGCAACCAGGGTCGTAACCGGCCCCAGAGCCGCGACCAGAAGGATACCCGAGAGCAGAAAGACGCCCGGGAGCTGAAAGACAAGCCCGAGCCGCAGGACAGCATTGCCCAACCAGCTGCTGACAAATCCGGCTCCGATGAGAAGCGCCGCAAGCCCAGGCGCAACCGCAATCGCGACGGCTCACCGGCAGAAACCCCGGCCTCCACACCGGCGGATCGCAAGACTGCCCGGAGTGAAAAGCACCAGAAAGATACCCAGCCGGAAGACCAGCTGGAAAAACAACCTGCAGAGCAATCCCCTGCAGAGCAACCCGCTGTAAAGCCGGACGTAGCGGCGGCCAATACGGCAGACGACAAGTCGGCGGAGAAGCCGGTAGATAAACCAGTAGAAAAGCCGGCAGAACCCCAGAGCGGCAACGAGGCTGAAGCAGCAGCGACTCCGGAGGCATCTCCGAAGCAGCCAGAATCGGAGTCCTCAGACACAGTGAACGCTGATCAGGGGGAAGCACCTGCTGAATCACCGGTAACGGAACAGCCGGTCAACGAAGAAAAGCCAAAACGCCCTGCCCGTCCGCGCAGGTCCTCCACAAGGAAGCCTGCAGCGAAGAAGGCCGAAACCGCTGCTGACACGGCCACGCCGGAGAAATCGGTCGAGCCGTCAGGGGACAAAGCAGCTGCGAAGCCGGAGGCAGAAACCGGGACTTCAGAACCCGAAGCCACTGCAGAACCCGAGCAGCAGGCCGAAGCCAAGGCAACCACCAGCGCTGATGGCACTGCTGAAACGGCAGCCGCTGCTCCGGAAGCTGATAAAACCGAACAGCCTGCAGAGCAGACTCCTGCAGCGGAACCCGCTGCAAAGGATGATGACAACAAACCGGAAGACAAGCCGGCGGCAGCTCCGGAACCTTCCGCAGAGCCGGAAGCCGAACAGGCCAAGCAGGACGACAAGCCCGCCGAAAAGGCCGAGAAGCCAGCAGCAGAGCCGGAAAAACCAACCGACCAGGTGGATGTACCGGTAACACCGGGCCGCGCCTACAATGATCCGAGGGAAGTCCGTAAACGTCAGCGGGCAGCCGAAGAGGCCAAAAAGGCCGGGAGTAACTGA
- a CDS encoding YecA family protein yields the protein MLSDSDIEALEDILFAEPWGDDALDFFGLHGVVCASVVGPASLSTEDIFRLATGADEAPGGQIPDTFRNAVEQLGRDMAHALDLGQPLELPEPEDGDPMNALENWCAGFVDTFLENEDAWLEAGEEETADLLVPMLTLSGLFEDEDFQNVRNSPKLSRDMADAIPDSLTDLYLLFHAPD from the coding sequence ATGCTATCAGATTCGGACATCGAAGCGCTGGAAGACATCTTGTTCGCAGAACCCTGGGGCGACGACGCCCTGGACTTCTTCGGTTTGCACGGGGTTGTCTGCGCCAGCGTGGTAGGCCCGGCATCACTCAGCACTGAGGACATCTTCAGGCTGGCTACGGGCGCCGATGAGGCGCCCGGCGGCCAGATTCCGGATACCTTCCGTAATGCCGTGGAACAACTCGGCAGGGATATGGCCCACGCACTGGACCTGGGACAGCCCCTGGAATTGCCGGAACCTGAAGATGGCGATCCGATGAATGCACTGGAAAACTGGTGCGCAGGCTTTGTGGATACGTTCCTTGAAAATGAGGATGCGTGGCTGGAAGCCGGTGAGGAAGAAACCGCAGACCTGCTGGTGCCCATGCTGACACTGTCAGGCCTGTTCGAGGATGAAGATTTCCAGAACGTCCGCAACAGCCCGAAACTGTCACGTGACATGGCGGACGCGATTCCGGACTCGCTGACGGATCTGTACCTGTTGTTCCACGCTCCGGATTAA
- a CDS encoding PHP domain-containing protein, with translation MTITQEAEFCIDLHCHSTASDGALAPEDLVRRASDKGVTHLALTDHDTISGLDDAAEAAQAAGISLVAGTELSCLWRSHTIHIVGLDFDTSDHNLNAALARQNDNRWRRARTIAEKLAKLKIDDMVEKATLKAGGDVPGRPHFARVLVEEGAVKDSAQAFKRYLGTGKAGDVKGFWPSLEEVVQWITGAGGIAVLAHPRKYKLTATRLRALTSDFRQAGGRAIEVSTSGQSSGDLGFLAELCRRENLLASQGSDFHFPGAPWCELGSIMKMPDGLEPVWHHFRQPVGVPAAV, from the coding sequence GTGACTATAACGCAAGAAGCTGAGTTCTGCATTGATCTGCATTGCCACAGTACGGCATCAGACGGTGCCCTGGCGCCGGAAGATCTTGTGCGGCGGGCCAGCGATAAAGGTGTGACCCACCTCGCACTGACGGATCACGACACTATCTCAGGTCTGGACGATGCCGCTGAGGCAGCGCAGGCCGCTGGTATTTCCCTGGTTGCGGGCACTGAACTCTCCTGTCTCTGGAGAAGCCACACGATACATATCGTCGGGCTGGATTTTGATACCTCAGACCACAACCTCAATGCTGCTCTGGCACGTCAGAATGATAACCGCTGGCGCCGCGCCCGCACGATTGCCGAAAAGCTTGCCAAGTTGAAAATTGACGACATGGTGGAGAAGGCCACGCTCAAGGCTGGCGGCGATGTGCCGGGCCGGCCGCATTTTGCCCGGGTGCTGGTGGAGGAAGGAGCGGTCAAGGACTCGGCACAGGCCTTCAAACGTTACCTGGGAACCGGCAAGGCGGGTGATGTGAAGGGCTTCTGGCCTTCGCTGGAGGAGGTGGTGCAATGGATTACCGGTGCAGGGGGGATTGCAGTCCTGGCGCATCCCAGAAAATACAAACTGACTGCTACCCGGTTGCGGGCGTTGACCAGCGATTTTCGCCAGGCCGGCGGCCGGGCTATCGAGGTGTCCACATCGGGCCAGTCCAGTGGCGACCTTGGCTTCCTGGCGGAGCTGTGCCGCCGTGAGAATCTGTTGGCTTCCCAGGGCAGTGATTTTCACTTTCCCGGGGCACCCTGGTGCGAACTGGGCTCCATAATGAAAATGCCAGACGGGCTCGAACCCGTCTGGCATCATTTCAGACAACCGGTAGGAGTTCCCGCAGCGGTTTAA
- a CDS encoding YciI family protein, translated as MYYAIISEDVEDSLSLRSSARPDHIARLNALKDEGRLLVAGPHPALDTPEPGDAGFTGSLVIAEFDSLESAQAWADADPYVEAGVYQRVTVKPFKAVLP; from the coding sequence ATGTATTACGCCATTATCAGCGAGGACGTTGAAGACAGCCTGTCACTGAGATCTTCGGCCCGTCCAGACCATATTGCACGGCTCAACGCCCTGAAGGACGAGGGCAGGCTGCTGGTTGCAGGCCCCCACCCTGCACTCGACACCCCGGAACCGGGTGATGCGGGATTTACCGGCAGCCTGGTCATTGCCGAGTTTGACTCCCTGGAGTCAGCCCAGGCCTGGGCAGATGCCGATCCCTACGTGGAAGCCGGGGTTTACCAGCGGGTTACCGTCAAACCCTTCAAGGCTGTGCTCCCGTGA
- a CDS encoding TIGR04211 family SH3 domain-containing protein: MSPIRLFICLIVLMVAATSAHAKTVYVDDTLFAPIRSGEGTQYRILHSGVRSGTALELLETSESGYSRVRTPDGIEGWIVSRYITETPIARQRLEQANRQLEQARNELSEVKTQLQEVTSERNELRNSEEALQSRAGRLSEELSNIKEVAADSINLDRRNGELREENQKLRNELEVLTAEKERLEAKEESDFMLLGAALVLLGVILALVIPLLKPTRKTDNWA; the protein is encoded by the coding sequence GTGTCGCCTATACGTCTTTTTATCTGCTTGATTGTGTTGATGGTCGCCGCCACCTCAGCCCATGCAAAAACCGTCTACGTCGACGATACACTTTTTGCTCCCATCCGCAGCGGTGAAGGGACACAATATCGCATTCTCCATTCCGGCGTTCGTAGTGGCACCGCCCTCGAGCTCCTGGAAACCTCTGAGTCGGGCTATAGCCGGGTACGCACCCCTGATGGCATCGAAGGCTGGATAGTCAGCCGCTACATCACCGAGACTCCGATAGCCCGCCAGCGTCTTGAACAGGCAAACCGGCAGCTTGAACAGGCCCGTAACGAACTGAGCGAGGTCAAGACACAACTGCAGGAAGTCACCAGCGAAAGGAATGAGCTCAGAAACTCCGAGGAAGCTCTTCAATCCAGGGCCGGCCGTCTCAGCGAAGAGCTCAGCAATATTAAGGAAGTGGCTGCGGATTCAATCAACCTTGACCGCCGAAACGGCGAGCTTCGCGAGGAGAATCAGAAGCTTCGCAATGAGCTGGAAGTACTCACCGCGGAAAAGGAAAGACTGGAGGCGAAGGAAGAATCCGACTTCATGCTGCTTGGCGCCGCCCTGGTTTTGCTGGGCGTGATTCTCGCGTTGGTGATCCCGCTCCTGAAGCCAACCCGGAAAACCGATAACTGGGCATAG
- a CDS encoding PilZ domain-containing protein, with protein sequence MTEFMKNYSEKRDFHRMTMNLEIELTDSNGVTFPGICKDLSGTGMQLFVERAFSEGDELNTLLPTTSEQFPPFETVCRVLRCEPDGDGFLLGMEIVEVKR encoded by the coding sequence ATGACGGAGTTCATGAAAAACTATTCGGAGAAACGCGATTTTCATCGCATGACGATGAATCTTGAAATCGAACTCACGGACAGTAACGGTGTGACATTTCCGGGTATTTGCAAAGACCTGAGCGGCACTGGCATGCAACTCTTCGTTGAAAGGGCGTTTTCCGAAGGGGACGAACTAAATACCCTGCTGCCGACAACCAGTGAGCAGTTCCCCCCGTTCGAGACAGTTTGTCGCGTACTGCGCTGCGAGCCTGACGGCGACGGTTTCCTGCTGGGTATGGAGATTGTCGAGGTAAAACGCTGA
- the rraA gene encoding ribonuclease E activity regulator RraA: protein MPIVTPDLCDDYPEILVVEPGFRNYGALDAFGGEIVTVKCFEDNSIVKEQVALPGNGRVMVVDGGGSKRAALLGDMLAEKAADNGWAGLIIYGCIRDVDVIGKTALGVQALGSHPRKTEKRGVGDLNVPVTFGGVTFHPGHYVYADNNGIVVSEKALKTG, encoded by the coding sequence GTGCCTATCGTAACCCCTGATCTGTGTGATGATTATCCGGAAATACTCGTGGTGGAACCGGGATTTCGCAATTATGGCGCCCTGGATGCGTTCGGCGGCGAGATTGTGACGGTCAAGTGTTTTGAGGATAACTCCATCGTCAAAGAGCAGGTTGCCCTTCCGGGCAACGGCCGGGTGATGGTTGTTGATGGCGGCGGCTCAAAGCGCGCCGCGCTGCTCGGCGATATGCTGGCGGAAAAGGCGGCTGACAATGGATGGGCCGGGCTGATTATTTATGGCTGCATCCGGGACGTGGACGTGATCGGAAAGACGGCTCTGGGTGTGCAGGCGCTGGGCTCCCATCCGCGCAAAACTGAAAAGCGCGGTGTGGGTGATCTGAACGTACCGGTGACATTTGGAGGCGTGACCTTCCACCCCGGCCACTATGTCTATGCTGACAACAACGGTATTGTTGTATCCGAGAAGGCGCTCAAGACCGGTTGA